In Zalophus californianus isolate mZalCal1 chromosome 16, mZalCal1.pri.v2, whole genome shotgun sequence, the sequence AGGCCGGGAGGAGGATTCTGGAAAGGCTGGGGAAGGAGGTCACCGAGAACGGTGGCGGCGCCGCGGGagtgggcggggagagggggccCCGGGCGCCCCTTTCAGCTGCGTTTCCGCAGGTGTGCGCCAGAGAGCCTGCGCCAGGGGGCCTTCTCTTCTGCGTCGGACGTGTGGATGTTTGGGGTGACGCTGTGGGAGATGTTCTCCGGGGGCGAGGAGCCGTGGGCCGGGGTCCCGCCGTACCTCATCCTGCAGCGGCTGGAGCAGGACCGGGCCCGGCTGCCTCGGCCTCCCCTCTGCTCCAGGGCGCTCTACGCCCTGGCCTTGCGCTGCtgggccccccaccccgccgaCCGGCCTAGCTTTTCCTACCTGGAGGGGCTGCTCCAAGAGGTGGGAGCCCCTACCTCCCACATACACCCCCTCTCACTTCCCCGTTTTCTCCCCGAGTTGCACGCACAAGACCAACAGATATTCCTGGGCTGGGGTCTGGGAAAGACCGACAGATTCGGGCTCTACCTGCAGGGTGCTCGGAGCCCTGGGGAGGCAGCTCGGGGCACACAGATGCAGGCTcaagggctgggggctggagctgggcCAGAAAAGGGGGAGCACAGAGCACCAGGCTGCTGTGAGGGTCTACAGGCAGAGGTGAAGAagtgcagtggggggggggggggggcggacaggGCAGGGACCTCAGGGGTGTGCCCCGGAGGGATATGGAAGGACTGATAGCTAGATAACCAGAGCTAACACAGGGCACTTGATCTGTGGAAGGCCCCGTACTAAGAGATTTACACAGTATCTTCCTGCACGATCACCCACTTCATCCTCACAACCCAGGAAGGCCGCTATTTCGTGGCCTTTACCGATGGGGCAGTTAAGGCATTGAAGTGGTTTGCCTAAATTCATATGGTAAGCGGAGGAGCCCTCTTAGGTCAGTTGAACCAGTCAAATGACCTAAATCACTGAACTCTGTTGTTGAAGTTCAGTCTTTACTCTGAGGGCACCTGGGAGCCATGGAAGGGTTTTGAGCGGGGGAAGTCACAAGCCAGCTTTACATGCTCTATCACTCTGGCTTGGTGCAagaagggatgggagggaggacaCTGAACATGGGAAGAGCAGGTAGGTGACAGTGGCTGCAAATCAGGAATGAAATGATGTCTGGTTCAGGGTCAAGGcagaaatttccagaaaagaaacagacaatttCCAGAGCCCTGgaaggcagagctgggggtgggggggtggggggtaaaaGCAGTGCATGGGACGACTCTCCCCTTGGTTCTCCTAGGTAGAGACAGGGCCCCCCTTTGTTGCTTGCTGACCCCTGGGCTATGTCCAGCTTGGCACGGACTCCAGGTCTGCCCCCCCTGCTGGATCACAACCGGGGGACAGGGACAGTCCCACCCTGGGCCCAGGACCAAGGACATAGCTGGTATGGGTTTCGTTGGTGGGTACATTAACAGAGAGGAGTCTCCTTTCTTCCCTGCTCCGACAAAATTACCCTTCGGACTCAGGCCACAAGCcctgcctccctttcctcctgtctCTGCAGGCCTGGCCTCCTGAGGGACGTTGTGTGCGGGATGTCACAGAGCCAGGTGCCCTAAGGATGCAGACTGGTGACCCCATCACCATCATTGAGGGCAGGTGAGAGCTTCATGCCTCCCACACGTCCCCAGGAGGACTCCCAGCCAACCTTCCTGACCCTGGTCCCGATCTGCTGCTCCCCAGCTCCCTGAACCCTGCTCCTCTGCctccgcctccccgccccccccccccgccccccccgccagaGCTGCAATACCATTGTGGCCTCCGGCTGGAGCCACCAAGCCCATAGAGCCCTTTTGTGTTCGGGAGAAAAAAAGCTTCCCTTCCTCCAGGCAGATGCAGCTCCACGCACCCAGCTTGTGAGCTGAATGTGGGCGCGAGCCCAGCCCCCACTCCGTCCCCTTCACCCCTTCCCACAGCCCCGACTCCGCAGCCTGGAAGGGCCAGAACGGCCGCACATTCAAAGTGGGCAGCTTCCCAGCCTCGGCAGTGACGCTGGCAGATGCGGGGGGCTCACCAGCCACCCGTCCGGTGCACAGGGTCTCCCCTGCCCAGGGGGAGCGACACCAGGACAGCGTAGATGGGTGAGCACCTGGAAGAGTGTGTGTGCGGAGGAACACTGCCAGGCCAGTGGTAGGGTGGGGGCGTGGAGAGTGACCGGGATCACTCCCTCcaacagggacagagggaaggcaaAGCTTCGGGATTTACCTCCAGCATGGGGCCAGAGAAGGAACGTGCCCCTGCAGAGGATGAAAGGTGGGTGTGGCTGGTGGGGACCCGGCTGCCAGGGTCTGTGAGGAGATCAAGAACGACCCTCCGATGCTGCCCCTGCCCCGAGTCCGGACCTTTGCATATGTGACTTGACAACCTCGCTGGACTTTAGGATCTGCCCGCTCCCCCTTGCAGTTCCTGCCACCTTGGCTCTTCGGGGCCTTCCGCTGCCTCGGCACACCTTGCTGCACCCCTGACCAAGGGTCACCCCGAGAGCAGCGCACagagtggggagaaggcagggccCCGCGTCTGGGCTTCCTCTCAAGCTCCTTTTTTCTCAACTGTAGTCATTTCCAAGAGTCTGGAGTCTGTTCTGTCCCTGGGCCCCCGCCCCACAGGGGGTGGTTCGAGCCCCCCTGAACTTCGTCATGCCAGAGCTGTGCCCCAGACACCCCCAGGCCTGCCATCCCGCCCTCCCTTTGCCTCCAGCCCTTCTCAGCCCAGCCAGCCCCCCGGGGAGCGGCCTCCCTGGGCCAAAAGGGAACCCCCCCAGAGCCATGCCTCGGGGGCGCCTGGGGCTAGCAGAGCCACCGTCCCTGCTGGAGGCCTCTTGCCCGACCCCGAGTTGCAGAGGAGGATTGTGGAGGTGAGCTGTCCCTGAAGTGGCTGGTGTCCAGAGGGGCCTccgggcaggggcaggggcctgAGCAAGGCTTCATGCCCCGCAGGTGGAGCTGAGCGTGCATGGAGTCACCCACCAGGAGTGCCAGGCAGCGCTCAGGGCCACTGGGGGAGACGTGGTTTCTGCCATCCGGAACCTCAAGGTAAAGCCAGAGCCTGCTCTCGGGTTCGCACTGCGCCCGCCCCGGCCCTCGGCACTCACTGCCCTCCCTCCCGGCCCTGCAGGTGGACCAGCTCTTCCATCTGAGTAGCCGGTCCAGAGCGGACTGCCGACGCATCCTGGAGCACCACCAGTGGGATCTCTCCGCTGCCAGTCGCTACGTCCTGGCCCGGCCCTGAGCGCGGCCCCCTTGGGCGTGGATGCCAGCCTGGATCAAGGGCCTGGCCCCGCGGGACCAAGCGGAACCAGAACCTGGTCCTACCAGGGCAGAACTTCCCACCCGGGCAGATGGTGTGGTGGGCAGGTACAGGAGGGGCCCGGCGTCGGGCACTGACCGGCGTCTCCTCCCGTGCCCCTTGACCTCTTGAGGGCTCCAGCTCCCTTGGCTGGTTCATAGAAGGATCTGGTCCAGTCTGCCCACCGTATTCCCAACCAAGAGAACTTGGAGGGACAGAGCTGCCCCACATCACACGCACGGGAAGCTTCCACTTGCTAGAGCGGACCTCGGGAGCAGCCATCCCCAACGGCGGTCAGCTACCACACTGGCCTCGGGGGTGCAGCCATCTTGGATGGTAGAAGCAACCATACTGACTTGGGGTGCGTGGCCCAAACTGCCTTGGCTCTGTCCA encodes:
- the TNK1 gene encoding non-receptor tyrosine-protein kinase TNK1 isoform X1, with the protein product MLPEVGSLWLLRLLRDIQLAQFYRPILEELNVTRPEHFDFVRPEDLDGIGMGRPAQRRLAEALKKHRSGFKSKNWVYKILGGFAPEQKETTPAPDSPLTLPEPEGGLKCLIPDGAVCRGELLGSGCFGVVHRGLWTLPGGQSVPVAVKSLRVGPEGPVGTELGDFLREVSIMMNLEHPHVLRLHGLVLGQPLQMVMELAPLGSLHARLTAPPPTPPLPVARLCLFLRQLAGAMAYLGARGLVHRDLATRNLLLASPRTIKVADFGLVRPLRGARGRYVMGGPRPIPYAWCAPESLRQGAFSSASDVWMFGVTLWEMFSGGEEPWAGVPPYLILQRLEQDRARLPRPPLCSRALYALALRCWAPHPADRPSFSYLEGLLQEAWPPEGRCVRDVTEPGALRMQTGDPITIIEGSPDSAAWKGQNGRTFKVGSFPASAVTLADAGGSPATRPVHRVSPAQGERHQDSVDGDRGKAKLRDLPPAWGQRRNVPLQRMKVISKSLESVLSLGPRPTGGGSSPPELRHARAVPQTPPGLPSRPPFASSPSQPSQPPGERPPWAKREPPQSHASGAPGASRATVPAGGLLPDPELQRRIVEVELSVHGVTHQECQAALRATGGDVVSAIRNLKVDQLFHLSSRSRADCRRILEHHQWDLSAASRYVLARP
- the TNK1 gene encoding non-receptor tyrosine-protein kinase TNK1 isoform X2 encodes the protein MLPEVGSLWLLRLLRDIQLAQFYRPILEELNVTRPEHFDFVRPEDLDGIGMGRPAQRRLAEALKKHRSGFKSKNWVYKVPVAVKSLRVGPEGPVGTELGDFLREVSIMMNLEHPHVLRLHGLVLGQPLQMVMELAPLGSLHARLTAPPPTPPLPVARLCLFLRQLAGAMAYLGARGLVHRDLATRNLLLASPRTIKVADFGLVRPLRGARGRYVMGGPRPIPYAWCAPESLRQGAFSSASDVWMFGVTLWEMFSGGEEPWAGVPPYLILQRLEQDRARLPRPPLCSRALYALALRCWAPHPADRPSFSYLEGLLQEAWPPEGRCVRDVTEPGALRMQTGDPITIIEGSPDSAAWKGQNGRTFKVGSFPASAVTLADAGGSPATRPVHRVSPAQGERHQDSVDGDRGKAKLRDLPPAWGQRRNVPLQRMKVISKSLESVLSLGPRPTGGGSSPPELRHARAVPQTPPGLPSRPPFASSPSQPSQPPGERPPWAKREPPQSHASGAPGASRATVPAGGLLPDPELQRRIVEVELSVHGVTHQECQAALRATGGDVVSAIRNLKVDQLFHLSSRSRADCRRILEHHQWDLSAASRYVLARP